The Candidatus Acidiferrales bacterium genome has a segment encoding these proteins:
- a CDS encoding cytochrome c: MNSLLRRVSQALGLAAAFLFALNISARADDSASLYKAKCAVCHAPDGSGNNVMGKQLGAKDLRSEEVQKKSDADLNGVVTNGMAPKMPAYKDKLTADQIKGLVVYIRELAKK; encoded by the coding sequence ATGAATAGCCTATTGCGTCGAGTGAGCCAAGCGCTGGGTCTTGCAGCCGCGTTCCTGTTTGCGCTCAATATTTCTGCGCGCGCGGATGATTCGGCGAGTCTATACAAGGCAAAGTGCGCTGTGTGCCATGCGCCCGACGGCAGCGGCAACAACGTCATGGGAAAGCAACTTGGCGCTAAAGATTTGCGCTCGGAGGAAGTGCAGAAGAAATCCGATGCGGACCTGAACGGCGTTGTCACGAACGGTATGGCGCCGAAGATGCCGGCGTATAAGGACAAATTGACCGCCGACCAGATCAAGGGGCTTGTCGTCTATATTCGCGAACTGGCGAAAAAATAA
- a CDS encoding cold-shock protein: protein MREQGTVKWFNASKGFGFIQRQSGEDVFVHFSAIQSEGYKSLNEAQAVEFEVTKGPKGLQASSVTAL, encoded by the coding sequence TTGAGAGAACAAGGAACAGTGAAGTGGTTTAATGCCAGCAAGGGCTTTGGATTCATCCAGCGTCAGTCCGGCGAGGACGTTTTCGTCCATTTCTCCGCGATCCAGTCGGAGGGGTATAAGTCGCTTAACGAGGCACAGGCGGTTGAATTCGAAGTGACCAAGGGGCCCAAGGGCCTGCAGGCATCAAGCGTCACCGCCCTCTAG